One Dromiciops gliroides isolate mDroGli1 chromosome 3, mDroGli1.pri, whole genome shotgun sequence DNA segment encodes these proteins:
- the TLCD5 gene encoding TLC domain-containing protein 5 translates to MAAALCLQVLCSLCGWLSLYLSFCRLNKHRSYEWSCRLVTFTHGVLSIGFSAYIGFIDGPWPFTHPGLPNTPLQVHVLCLTLGYFIFDLGWCVYFQTEGALMLAHHTLSILGIIMALALGESGTEVNAVLFGSEITNPLLQIRWFLRETGHYHSFTGDVVDFLFVALFTGVRIGVGAWLLFCEMASPKPKWFVKAGGVAMYAVSWCFMFSIWRFAWKKSIKKYHAWRSRRGEDRPLKKNGHLKVH, encoded by the exons ATGGCAGCTGCTTTGTGTCTGCAGGTTCTGTGCAGCCTGTGTGGCTGGCTCTCACTCTACCTCTCCTTCTGCCGCTTGAATAAGCATCGGAGCTATGAATGGAGCTGCAGACTGGTTACCTTTACCCATGGAGTTCTTTCCATAGGCTTCTCTGCTTATATTGGCTTTATTGATGGTCCCTGGCCTTTTACTCACCCAG GATTACCCAACACTCCACTTCAAGTGCATGTTCTATGTCTCACCCTTGGCTACTTCATCTTTGATCTTGGCTGGTGTGTCTACTTCCAGACCGAGGGAGCTCTGATGTTGGCTCACCACACACTGAGTATCTTGGGCATCATCATGGCCCTTGCTCTTGGGGAGTCAGGCACTGAGGTCAATGCCGTTCTCTTTGGCAGTGAGATCACTAACCCATTGCTACAGATACGATGGTTCCTCCGGGAAACAGGGCACTATCACAGTTTCACAGGGGATGTGGTAGACTTTCTCTTTGTGGCTCTGTTCACAGGAGTGAGGATTGGGGTCGGTGCATGGCTTCTTTTCTGTGAAATGGCCTCGCCTAAGCCCAAGTGGTTTGTGAAGGCAGGTGGAGTGGCCATGTATGCTGTGTCTTGGTGTTTCATGTTTAGCATTTGGCGCTTTGCCTGGAAGAAGAGCATCAAGAAATACCA